DNA from Bradyrhizobium diazoefficiens USDA 110:
TGATCTCCCAGTGCACACGTCGTGCACACGACACCGACTACCCCCGACAGTTAGGACTTTTCCTAAGGTTAGATCGGTCCGCTCGTCTCAATTTGCCGCCCCACCTCGTGCATAGCTTGGTCGAGTACCCGGAACCCCGGTAGATTTCCTCGCGCGCATTCTTCTGCGCGTCATAGATCCTGATCTGGAGCATGGGAGAACACTTCTTTAGTTTTTCTCCACCTCCCTGGCGCAGTTACGAATTCCGCGCCAGCAAAGGCTGTAACCGCACCCGAACGGATGTAGCCGATGTTACGGGTGCCAGACGAAGCGCCATATCCGAACTGACGACTGGGCATTCGACCTTCCCAGGATGACATTCTGTCCGGAGTGCAGAACCCGTCTGATCGCGCGGAGCGATTGCGATGAGGGAGGCTACGATGGATTTTTCGCGGATGTCGGATGGAATCCGGCTGCATCACGCCTCTCTTCACCACGATGGGTACGATGGCGAGGACGAACAGAGCCCTGCGCCGAGTGCCCCGTTCGTGGCAGACGCGGTCGGCGGTGGCGCCCTAGTCCATCGTCCCGGCCCGTTTGCAGGTCCTGGAGCGCACCCCGCGAGCGCGAATACCCAGCATAATGACTCCGACCCGGTTCAATCCAAACATCCCACATCGGGGGTCGACACGGGCGGCCACGCCGGCGACCACGCTGCGGCGGGTCTGGATGCTCCGTCCACGAAGCCTGCTGCCGGCGCATCCTATCCCGGGATGAGCATTGCTTCGGTCGAGAGTGGGGCGAACACGGCCGGGAACGGCGGGGATGGCCACTTTTACGGAGGGATCATTCACGCGTCCCTGTTGGTCTACGAACCGATCAACATCTCCGTGAGCCTGGGATACGGCTCGGTCGCTCTAGCCAACCAATCCAACAATTTGAATGTCGATCAATCCGCTTTTCAGATGGCCGGCGTCGGCGGCCATGGCGGCAACGACAACATTGCAGCGGGTGGGAGCGTCAGTACGTCGTTGGGCGCCGGCGTGATCGCGAGCGGCGACAACGGCGCCGGAAATGGGGGCAGCGGTTATTTTTCGGGTGCGATAGTGGACGCTCCCGTGGTGATCTATCATCCGATCAATATTGCGATGGCGGGTTCGGGCGGCACTGCGCATGCAAGTCAATCGAACACGGTCGACATCGATCAATCGGCCACTCAGATCGCGGGCGTCGGCGGAAGTGGCGGAAATGCCAATGTGGCCGCCGGCGGCAGCGTTATCACGCTAGACCCCAGTTGGGGATCAAGCAACGGAGGGAGCATCTGGGACGTTCAAACGGGCGGAAGCCAGGCCGGCAATGGCGGCGACGGCGCGTTCTACGGCGGGCTCGTCCATACTTCCTTCGTACTGTACGACCCGATCAACATCGCAGTCGCGGGCTATGGCTCCAACGTTCATTCGGTCCAGACAAATGACGCCTACGTGGATCAATCCATAGTTCAGATCGCCGGCATTGGCGGACACGGCGGCAACGGCAACGCCGCGGCGGGCGGCCATGCAAGCCTTCTTTCCCATGGCTTGTGGGGCGGCTCCGACACGATCGCGACCGGTTCGAACGGCGCAGGCAATGGCGGCAACGGCTATTTTGTCGGCAGCCTGATCGATGTCAGCGTCGCGATCTATGCACCCATCAATATCGCAATCGCGGGTCCCCATTCGACAGCCCTAGCCGATCAGGTCAACAACGTGCACATCGACCAGAGTGCGGTCCAGATCGCCGGGCTTGGCGGGGACGGCGGCAACGGCAATCTCGCGCTGGGTGGCGATCTTTCCGCCCATCTTCTGTCGGATCTTCACCTGATGGGATAGCGAAACATCGCGCCGCTCGCACAAGCCCGATCGCGAGTTGCGTCGATACTCTGCGCATGCAAGCTCGCCCTGCGGACCCTCCCGGATGTTTCGAGCTCCGATGTTGTGCGACGAATGTCATACTTTCGTACGTAGGTCGACCAGACCGGATGGTGTCCGATTTGACATCTATCGCCATCGCGCTTGGGCGGATCAGACTTGCCGCGCGCGTCCGCCTGATCGGGATGGATGATGCACGAAAGCCAACAGAAAGCAGGAGGCTCAAATGTTGCCCAAAGCGATCAACATCTCGGACTCGATCGGATTCAAATCGATCAGCACCGGTGGTCAGAACGTCGGAAATGGCGGCGACGGCACCTTCAAGGGAGCCATCATCAGCAAGCCGACGCTCAACTTCGATCCAACCAACAAGGCGGAAGGTGCCGACGTGCACGTGAGCACCGGCGATCACGTCAATCAGACGGCAGACTGGGATGCCGGCGGCGCCAACGCGCAGGCCTCGTTGTTTTCGAAGGCCCATGGCGGAGACGCCCAGTCGAACGGAAGCCAGAAATCCTACAGCGGTTACGATACCTCCAAGGTATACGCCAATACGGATGCGACCCAGATCAACAAGCTCGCGGTGGACCAGCACCAAGAGGTCGTGGCCGGCATCGGCGGCAATGGCGGAGACGGTAACGCCGCGCTGGGCGGAGAAGTGAGCTTCCATCTCGATACTTCTTTCTGACCACCGGCTCGTCCGACTGGCAGGGACCGGTGGCCGCCGCCACCGGTCTGAAGTTCGAGCCAATACCCCGCCGATACGATACCGTTGGCAGACGACGTTGGCCATCGGTCAAGTGCACCGGACCTCGATTTCAGGCGGTGACGATCATGCTGATGCCGCCCATTCGGTTGCCCATCCTGCCGCAGGTCCGGACGCCACTGCACGCAGCCCTCCGGTCCTGTGTGGGACCACTGGGTCTCGTATTCGCATATAGTTGCAGCTACAACCTGCTTCTGTTTGCGCCCTCCATCTATCTTCTTCAGATCTACGACCGGGTGTTGTCGAGCCGGAGCGGCGAGACGTTGCTCCTGCTCACGCTCATTGTCGCGATCACGGTGGTCGTCGGCGGCGTCTTTGATGCATTGCGGCGCGCCGTCCTGGGACGCCTCGGCGCCTGGCTCGACGATCGCCTTCGTCCCTGCGTGATTTCGGCCGGCCTCGAATCGGCGCTTCGCAGCGATTGGACGCAAGCATCGGGCGCATATCGGGATCTCACCGTGCTGCGCCAGTTCGTCGAATCCGGCGCATCTCCGATGCTGTTCGACGCGCTCTGGGCGCCCTTGTTCCTCCTTGTCCTCGTTCTGATCCATCCCCTGCTCGGCGTGGTGGGCGCCTGCTGCGTCGCCTTCCTGTTCGCGCTCACGGTTGCCGGAGAGCTGGTCACGGAAGACGTTCTGCTCAGATCCGGCGCCGCGCTATCCAGAAGCTGCGGCCGCCTCCAGACTGCAGCGAGCAACATCCACATGATCCGCGCCATGGGAATGCTCGATAGCGCTGCGCGCATGATCCACCGTGACGCGCAGCACGCCCGCAGAGAGCACGATGTGGCACTCCGGCGAGGCGAGATCGTCTCACTGGCCGCCAAGCCGGTTCGCGCGCTGTCGCAGGTCCTGATCATGGGGGCTGCCGCATGGCTCGTCCTCGATCACGGGAAGAGTCCGGCAATCATCTTTGCTTCCACGCTGATGTTCAGCCGGGCGCTCGCGCCGGTCGAAAGTGCGGTCGCAGGCTGGAAATCGCTCGTGACGGCCGTGAGCGCTTGTCAGCGGCTCGGCGCACTTCTCGCCGCATTCCCCGTCGCCCGGCAGCAGAGCCCAGAGGTTTCTCCGCTGCAGGCGCGAAGCGGCCTCGTCGTCGACAATGTTGACGTGAGGCTTGCGGGGACCAACCATCTGCTCCTGAACGGCGTCTCGTTCAGCCTCATGCCCGGAGAATGCCTTGGCATCATCGGTCCGTCCGGGTCAGGCAAGTCCTTGCTCGGCCAGGTGATCGCCGGGCTGTCGATGCCAACGCATGGCCGTGTCGTCCTCGACAATACCGACGTCTCGCTGTTTCGCGAGGGCCTAAAAGGCGACCGCCTCGGATATCTCCCCCAGGACATCAACCTCCTCGGCGACACGATCAACGACATCATCGCACGCCTTGACGATGCCGATCGGCGGAAGGTCATCGAAGCGGCCAAGCTCGTCGGTATCCATGGGGCGATCATGCGCTTGCCGCTGGGTTACGACACGGTGGTTCAGAGTGAAGCAACC
Protein-coding regions in this window:
- a CDS encoding type I secretion system permease/ATPase, yielding MLMPPIRLPILPQVRTPLHAALRSCVGPLGLVFAYSCSYNLLLFAPSIYLLQIYDRVLSSRSGETLLLLTLIVAITVVVGGVFDALRRAVLGRLGAWLDDRLRPCVISAGLESALRSDWTQASGAYRDLTVLRQFVESGASPMLFDALWAPLFLLVLVLIHPLLGVVGACCVAFLFALTVAGELVTEDVLLRSGAALSRSCGRLQTAASNIHMIRAMGMLDSAARMIHRDAQHARREHDVALRRGEIVSLAAKPVRALSQVLIMGAAAWLVLDHGKSPAIIFASTLMFSRALAPVESAVAGWKSLVTAVSACQRLGALLAAFPVARQQSPEVSPLQARSGLVVDNVDVRLAGTNHLLLNGVSFSLMPGECLGIIGPSGSGKSLLGQVIAGLSMPTHGRVVLDNTDVSLFREGLKGDRLGYLPQDINLLGDTINDIIARLDDADRRKVIEAAKLVGIHGAIMRLPLGYDTVVQSEATFSRGYRQRLGLARAFFGSPRLIVLDEPNASLDYGGERMLLDAIERMKLAGVILVVITHRMGLLAATDKIAIMEDGAVAAFGDSEDIFERHLSRPQVTSQIAP